In a single window of the Rhodoferax saidenbachensis genome:
- a CDS encoding chemotaxis protein CheW, protein MDVHNQVTQPASLYMLGGQPVDTDSNEYLAFRLGSQEYGVGIQQVQEIRSYERPNRILRAPVFLSGVLNLRSTIVPIVDLRIRLGLPTTFNSRTVIVVLNLSSGTVGVVVDAVSDVLELRPDEIQPMPGLNDSPDARLFESMGCSHQGDTERTLVILNFQDLLPRDTVQSITAR, encoded by the coding sequence ATGGACGTTCACAACCAAGTCACCCAACCGGCCAGCCTGTACATGCTGGGCGGGCAGCCCGTAGACACCGATTCCAACGAGTACCTGGCGTTTCGTCTGGGCTCTCAGGAATACGGCGTTGGCATCCAGCAGGTGCAGGAAATCCGCAGCTACGAGCGGCCCAACCGCATCCTGCGTGCGCCGGTCTTCCTGTCGGGTGTGCTCAACCTGCGCAGCACTATCGTTCCGATTGTGGATCTGCGCATCCGCCTGGGCCTGCCCACCACATTCAACAGCCGCACCGTCATCGTGGTGCTGAACCTGTCCTCCGGCACCGTGGGTGTGGTGGTGGACGCGGTATCTGACGTGCTGGAACTGCGACCCGACGAGATCCAGCCCATGCCCGGACTCAACGATTCGCCCGATGCCCGCCTGTTTGAAAGCATGGGTTGCAGCCACCAGGGGGACACCGAGCGCACGCTGGTGATCCTCAATTTCCAGGACCTGCTGCCGCGCGACACGGTCCAGTCCATCACCGCACGCTAA
- a CDS encoding DUF488 domain-containing protein, with amino-acid sequence MVVRVVRLGSARAADEGTRIGTVRRPPRGVPKAEFATQNWYDVWYPNLAPSAETMKQGQEATTPAQWAAFVKKYRSEMNTPEASRTLEVLAALSQHSNFSVGCYCEDENHCHRATLRALLQEKGARLV; translated from the coding sequence ATGGTGGTTCGGGTAGTACGTTTGGGATCGGCACGTGCGGCAGACGAGGGCACCCGCATTGGCACAGTGCGCCGCCCGCCGCGGGGCGTGCCCAAGGCCGAATTTGCAACGCAGAACTGGTACGACGTTTGGTACCCCAACCTCGCGCCGAGTGCCGAAACCATGAAGCAGGGGCAAGAGGCGACCACGCCCGCGCAGTGGGCCGCCTTTGTCAAAAAGTACCGCAGCGAGATGAACACACCCGAGGCCAGTCGCACGCTGGAGGTGCTGGCGGCCTTGTCACAACACAGCAATTTCTCGGTCGGTTGTTATTGCGAAGACGAGAACCACTGCCACCGCGCCACCTTGCGCGCGCTGCTGCAGGAAAAGGGCGCCAGGCTGGTCTGA
- a CDS encoding DUF4239 domain-containing protein: MNEFFYDINSTLIAAALLVSLGLVIELGYRVGRARQDRVDDASRAHINGLQSSILGILALLLGFTFSLALQRFDSRSEAVVQEANAIGTAYLRAQLLPAAFRSDAQALLHRYVDVRVQTGAHHLADRAELDALLAQATQLQTALWQQARRVAELEPDALAPFLYIESLNTLIDNFSTRDAALSRHVPEVVLFLLYGTLLMAGVIVGFACGVAGHRPSMASYVMVALIVVLVFIILDLDRPRRGLIQVSQKSLVDLQTSVRADK, encoded by the coding sequence ATGAACGAATTTTTTTATGACATCAACAGCACCCTGATCGCGGCTGCGCTGCTGGTGTCCCTGGGGCTGGTCATCGAGTTGGGCTACCGCGTCGGGCGCGCCCGCCAGGACCGTGTGGACGACGCCTCGCGTGCCCACATCAACGGGCTGCAGTCGTCCATCCTGGGCATTCTCGCGTTGCTGCTGGGGTTTACCTTCTCGCTGGCGTTGCAGCGTTTTGACAGCCGCAGCGAAGCCGTGGTGCAGGAGGCCAATGCCATTGGCACAGCCTACCTGCGGGCCCAGTTGTTGCCGGCGGCGTTCCGCAGTGACGCGCAGGCCCTGCTGCACCGCTACGTCGACGTGCGGGTGCAGACCGGCGCCCACCACCTGGCTGATCGGGCCGAGCTTGATGCCTTGCTGGCGCAGGCCACGCAGCTGCAGACAGCGCTGTGGCAGCAGGCCCGGCGCGTTGCCGAACTGGAGCCCGACGCCCTGGCACCGTTCCTGTACATCGAATCGCTCAACACGCTGATCGACAACTTCAGCACGCGCGACGCAGCGCTCAGCCGGCATGTGCCCGAGGTGGTGCTGTTCCTGCTGTACGGCACGCTTTTGATGGCGGGCGTAATTGTCGGGTTTGCCTGTGGTGTGGCCGGCCACCGGCCTTCCATGGCGAGCTACGTGATGGTGGCGCTGATCGTCGTGCTGGTCTTCATCATTCTGGATCTGGACCGCCCGCGCCGGGGCCTGATCCAGGTCAGCCAGAAGAGCCTGGTCGATCTGCAGACGTCCGTCCGCGCGGACAAGTAA
- a CDS encoding LysR family transcriptional regulator, giving the protein MLSLEDLQLLEAVRATGSLSRAAERLGKAASTVSYAARQLEERLDALLFDRAGYRIALTPAGLLLVEQGAQLHAQARRLTERVKQVARGWESELRIVTDELANIEALLPLVSDFDALNSGVRLRFAHEVLGGTWEALLDQRADLVVAATNEPPAMAHLQWFELTQLEWVFAVSPRHPLAQEKQPLSMEAITAHRSVVVADTSRLAIARSYGVQTHQERLAMPSMRAKIAAQVAGLGVGWLPLEKVRHHLKKGELVALTTQDPREPNLLFVGWHSHRAGPALQWWVEKLRDPRLVPPLLHHNY; this is encoded by the coding sequence ATGTTGAGTTTGGAAGATCTTCAGCTGCTGGAAGCGGTGCGCGCCACCGGCAGCCTGTCGCGCGCGGCGGAGCGTCTGGGCAAGGCCGCGTCCACCGTGTCCTATGCCGCGCGCCAGCTCGAAGAGAGACTCGATGCGCTGCTGTTCGACCGCGCCGGTTACCGTATTGCGCTCACGCCCGCTGGCCTGCTGCTGGTCGAGCAAGGCGCACAACTGCACGCGCAGGCGCGGCGCCTGACCGAGCGCGTGAAGCAGGTAGCACGCGGCTGGGAGTCCGAGCTGCGCATCGTGACCGACGAGCTGGCGAACATCGAAGCGCTGCTGCCGCTGGTGAGCGACTTTGACGCACTCAACAGCGGCGTGCGCCTGCGCTTTGCCCACGAAGTGTTGGGCGGCACCTGGGAGGCGCTGCTGGACCAGCGCGCCGACCTGGTCGTAGCCGCGACCAACGAGCCGCCGGCCATGGCGCATTTGCAATGGTTTGAGTTGACGCAGTTGGAATGGGTATTCGCCGTATCACCGCGGCACCCGCTGGCGCAAGAGAAACAGCCCCTGTCGATGGAGGCGATCACCGCGCACCGCTCGGTCGTGGTGGCCGACACCTCGCGCCTGGCGATTGCCCGCAGCTACGGTGTGCAGACGCACCAGGAGCGCCTGGCCATGCCGAGCATGCGCGCGAAGATCGCCGCCCAGGTAGCGGGCCTGGGCGTGGGCTGGTTGCCATTGGAGAAAGTGCGACACCATTTGAAGAAGGGCGAACTGGTAGCGCTGACCACGCAAGACCCACGCGAACCCAATCTTTTGTTTGTCGGCTGGCATTCCCACCGTGCCGGGCCCGCCTTGCAGTGGTGGGTGGAGAAGCTGCGCGATCCGCGCCTGGTGCCACCGCTGTTGCACCACAACTACTGA